DNA sequence from the Dreissena polymorpha isolate Duluth1 chromosome 3, UMN_Dpol_1.0, whole genome shotgun sequence genome:
TGATGGAATTTGTTGTagctgcactggctaatctgggacgacactttaagcacacgcattaagcccagttttcaaaggAAGGGGCTAGAATGTGtaaattattttcagaaaatcttCCTGAAGCGCCCACTGAAAATATCTCACTGGATTGGCATGGTGACAGTGATGATAGGTTTGATACTAGTAGGGTGCTCAAGCATTTTCACGAGCCTGAGTAACAAAACTTCAGGCGGAAAGACATTGCTGGGCGAGTGACCTTATTGTATACTtcttaaatcattaaaaaaatatacatgtatatctcaaTAAAGATGTTTTTCCAATATTGTTTGATTTAAACGATATTCTATGAAGTTGTCATTTTGAAGTCGGAGCAGTAGAGCCCTGTACTACAAATCCTGGGATTGATGATTAGATCCTCGCCCCGGCCACATAACGTATGTGTTGATTTGTCATGAGCTCCTTTTTATGGCTCTTCTTTTTCTACATCTGACTTAATTAGGCAGTTGTTACTTGCATAAGTATGTTCACTTGCTACCGGCAAACTAGCTAGCCTTTAGAAAAGCATGAGTTTCCTATCTGAACGTCATGGCATGACTGAAATACTAAAACTATTTCAAACAGCAATAAACCTtattcaacaaacaaacaaaagttatagagaatatttgttcatgtcagtgtaagatcgtttgttatttcactcgtgatcatagaaaaataatgttttctatgatcactcgtgaaataacaaacgatcttacacttacatgaacaaattttctgtttcttttatgcccttttttcaagaaaataattaacagctgtttccctttcgctgaaaagttaccctttctcccgcggcatgcctcaatacatttcaaaacacaaaatgaagtCATAAGTGTGACGAAATACGTCATTATACCAacaaattctccagttaaactcttttacaatttaaaaaaatagtgaaaaagcataaaataaaaagaaaatttgttggattcggtggaatgtcgattttaattcactcgtgatcatagaaaaattatataaaattatttatgataatttaaaaatagaaaaaggagttccgaaaatgtgttattttcaccggtgaaaatagcaattgtttattttcactgctgttatttcactgcagaaatgtcatattttatcattaggtataaaagaaatttTTGTATTAAcgcaatatgttttgttttatgcataTGTAGAGGCTTTTATCACATTGCCACAATATAAACGATTTTTCTTTAACTAAGATAAAGGTCATTGTATATTGGTATTTTCTTAAGTCTAACTTACTTTGTACAATACAGCGGTGAGCTCTagtttttaaatgacaaaaacacaattgaaattgcagtctgcacagactacatagggacgacaatttctgtcTAAACTTGAATTGCATTAAGAAgagattatttttaaaacaaaaaataccattatagGGAAAGTGTTGCTCCTAATTGGCCTGTGCGGATTGAACAGGAAAATTTGGGAGGACACCTTACGCACATCACAGGGCACAGCTCATTTGTTTCTCATTGCATAGATCTGGAGGTTGAACTAATTGATGATGTTTTATTCACAGGAATTCTGCTGATATTGGGCAGTCAGATTGTTAGTGCCGCTCAGATGGTGATTGAGGAGACATTTCTGAAGAGTCGAAACCTTCACCCACTACATGTAATACCCACCATAGGATACATATTTAGTAATATGAGTCGTGCTTTAAGAAAATAGTCGTTACAGAATagccgattagcctgtgcagtctgcttttataatagttttctttaaaaagaaagtaTGTTCATAGATAAAATCAAGTTCAGGTGGAATGTGTCGTAcctgactgcactggctaatatgggacgacaagGAAGCAATCGTCCATACCAATATAGGTACAAACGCCCTGAAACCTTGTACAGACTGTACCCTTCTCATTTATGAATATTGGATACCCTACTCCTTGGTTCCAAGCTAAAAAGTCAATGTCACACtggaggtcaaatgtcaaatatgacaGAAGGCAGCTTTTTCAttttttgaatttatgtttttgtCAATAAGACAAAGACTGTCTATAAGTTTTCTATTTACCAAATGTAATTCTTTCTATACTGCATATTTCACGTTACAGGTCGTCGGTCTTGAGGGGTCGTATGGATTCCTGCTAATGTCTTTTGTAAGTGACTATTATTGTATAAGACTCTGATCTTTGTTCCTACTGTTTCACGTGCCAATAAACGTCTCTCAAAGGGGCCTGTCATCCATTGCGTTACGCAAATTCCTTAACGCATTTTGTTGGTTTTCTTAATTTTCTTGATAATACTTTTGTAAAGTGGTATCTTTCGTCTAGTTACTCTATTGGAACTATATTAGTATAAGGATTGCATTCACTAGTTTATTTCCGTGATACGAAGTAAAGGGGGTATACTCGAACCGCCATGGGCGTttgtctgtccgtttgtctgtctctCCATAAGCAAAAACTTATCCACATGCGTTTTCCCATACTTTTcaacaaacaacatttaaatgtgcaataattgatATGAAGTTGTCCATGTTATTGTGATCGTCTTACATTAAAATTACAAGACGTATGGACTTAGACAATATAGTAAAGTTAAAGGGGGGGGGGAATCACCATGCACGTCTGTCCGTCCATTCGTCCGTCCATATGTATGTCCGTAGACATAACCTTGTCCAAAGGCGTTCCCCTTGACTTTTCAACGAACAATATTCAAAGCTGTAAGCATTCTTTATAAGTTTGTTAAGTTGTGGATGCGCGATTTTTTTGTCTTAAAACAGCATGCTCATATTACGATATATTACGTACGATGGTTTCCATCGTCAGTACGGTGACACATTCTTGTTAATCAATTTGGTTATGTACaaagtatgtttttttaaataaatacgttgAAATAAATGCAACTGTAAAAGTTCTCTTGGGGATTAACAAAGTGTATACTCTGTAATAATCATTTTGATAGACTGACTCGGCTCATTGCTGTATGGGGTTCTGAGTTTGGAAAGCCTTTTACAGGTTGTTTTGCCAGCTATGTACTTCATTCCTGGTGCCGATGTGGGCAATAAATACGAGAACAGCGTGGATGCGCTCTACCAGATGGCCAACTCTCCTCGACTGCTCGTGTTATGCCTCCTGTACCTCAGCTCCATTGCATTTTACAATTACTTTGGACTTGCAGTTACCAGGTCTCTTACAGGTAAGAAACGCATCGTGCGTAAATGGCTCTTATGATATATTTGCGCCGTGTGGTCAGGAACTTCATTGCCTTTTatgaagtcacgcaaggtttcgtggtcttatTAGCAGACAGGGTAGTTCCTGACCAGGCTGGTCTGGGTCTACGTTGACTCATTTTTGCGTGACGCGGCTCAGTTACAAAACTGAGTCATTTTGATAAACGTTTAATCATTTTTCTTGCTTTAAATGGCTCTTGttaattacattattattttgtagCTGTACACAGGACGTTGATCGATGCTTGCAGAACCATCATGGTTTGGGTTGTAGACATGTTGATTTACTACGCTTTCGATAAGGTAATTATGCAAAAtgtgcaaatattttatttatttttgggcGTTGCTTGGCTTCTTTTTGATAAGTCATTTACAAAGAACAAAGGGATGTACAACCtagcaaaataaatttaaatttttcTTGTACGCCATACGCATCCAAACTTTTAGATTTGCTTTCATTTGTCTCGGTGTATTTGCTATCCTATAACCTATGAGTCCCCCTCTAGCAATGGGGTGTCAATGcttttgcgttaagtgtcgtccaagattagaatgtgcagtgcgcacaggaaTCGGGTGTCAATGCTTTTGcgctaagtgtcgtccaagattagaatgtgcagtgcgcacaggaaTCGGGTGTCAATGcttttgcgttaagtgtcgtccaagattagaatgtgcagtgcgcacaggaaTCGGGTGTCAATGcttttgcgttaagtgtcgtccaagattagaatgtgcagtgcgcacaggaaTCGGGTGTCAATGcttttgcgttaagtgtcgtccaagattagaatgtgcagtgcgcacaggaaTCGGGTGTCAATGcttttgcgttaagtgtcgtccaagattagaatgtgcagtgcgcacaggaaTCGGGTGTCAATGcttttgtgtaaagtgtcgtccaagattagaatgtgcagtgcgcacaggaaTCGGGTGTCAATGcttttgcgttaagtgtcgtccaagattagaatgtgcagtgcgcacaggaaTCGGGTGTCAATGcttttgcgttaagtgtcgtccaagattagaatgtgcagtgcgcacaggaaTGGGGTGTCAATGcttttgcgttaagtgtcgtccaagattagaatgtgcagtgcgcacaggaaTCGGGTGTCAATGcttttgcgttaagtgtcgtccaagattagaatgtgcagtgcgcacaggaaTAGGGTGTCAATGcttttgcgttaagtgtcgtccaagattagaatgtgcagtgcgcacaggaaTCGGGTGTCAATGcttttgcgttaagtgtcgtccaagattagaatgtgcagtgcgcacaggaaTCGGGTGTCAATGcttttgcgttaagtgtcgtccaagattagaatgtgcagtgcgcacaggaaTCGGGTGTCAATGcttttgcgttaagtgtcgtccaagattagaatgtgcagtgcgcacaggaaTCGGGTGTCAATGcttttgcgttaagtgtcgtccaagattagaatgtgcagtgcgcacaggaaTCGGGTGTCAATGcttttgcgttaagtgtcgtccaagattagaatgtgcagtgcgcacaggaaTCCGGTGTCAATGcttttgcgttaagtgtcgtccaagattagaatgtgcagtgcgcacaggaaTCGGGTGTCAATGcttttgcgttaagtgtcgtccaagattagaatgtgcagtgcgcacaggaaTCGGGTGTCAATGcttttgcgttaagtgtcgtccaagattagaatgtgcagtgcgcacaggaaTCGGGTGTCAATGcttttgcgttaagtgtcgtccaagattagaatgtgcagtgcgcacaggaaTCGGGTGTCAATGCttttgcgttaagtgttgtccaagattagaatgtgcagtgcgcacaggaaTCGGGTGTCAATGcttttgcgttaagtgtcgtccaagattagaatgtgcagtgcgcacaggaaTCGGGTGTCAATGcttttgcgttaagtgtcgtccaagattagaatgtgcagtgcgcacaggaaTCGGGTGTCAATGcttttgcgttaagtgtcgtctaagattagaatgtgcagtgcgcacaggaaTCGGGTGTCAATGcttttgcgttaagtgtcgtccaagattagaatgtgcagtgcacacaggaaTCGGGTGTCAATGcttttgcgttaagtgtcgtccaagattagaatgtgcagtgcgcacaggaaTCGGGTGTCAATGcttttgcgttaagtgtcgtccaagattagaatgtgcagtgcgcacaggaaTCGGGTGTCAATGcttttgcgttaagtgtcgtccaagattaaaatgtgcagtgcgcacaggaaTCGGGTGTCAATGcttttgcgttaagtgtcgtccaagattagaatgtgcagtgcgcacaggaaTCGGGTGTCAATGcttttgcgttaagtgtcgtccaagattagaatgtgcagtgcgcacaggctaatcaggggcaacattTTCCAGCTTTACTGGATTTGCAGACTGCAGATTTGCTTCTGCAAGAGACACGTATAAATGAAAAAagacataaaagcggaaagcatcgtccctgattagcctttgctttCTGCACATCcaaatcggggacgacactttacgcacatgcattaacactCATTTGCCCATATCTCTGCTGAATTTAATGTTCACTGTTTCAGAACTTTGGGGAACCGTTCGAAAAGTCGTATGGTATATTGCAAAGTACGTTTACAAGTAAAACACTTCTGATTTCTTTCATTAAATAATACTTATGATTAATTTAAAGCAATACTGCGTAGTATTTTATATCAACCCTAAGTATGGAAGCGGACTTTGTACACCCGTCCTAACAGTTTCTTCCTGCGATGCATTATGTAAATTATGGTTTAAAGTATCTAACGCTTATTTCCCAGGTATTATAAAGAAGAATAAGGTTAGTTGAGATGTATATTAGCTTAATTTTATTGTGTCTCAGAAGTTGTTATTTTGTTGCTTCGATGCTTCTGAATTAGTAAACAATTGTTAAAATGGAACTAAATGGTATTCTCATGTAGCGccttttaatataaataacaatgcTATGAGgctaattttcatttaaactcgtTAGTTAGTTATTAATTCTAGTCGAGGTTTTGGTATTCAACTTGTTTAAACCTCAAATACATTAGCCAAACTTACATGCAATCGAATATAAACAATGTTACAGTAACTGAAACGGTTTGTTTTCAGTTGACGGCTTCATATTTCTCTTGATTGGGACAGCTATCTACAATCAGTTACTGGACATACGGAACTTTGTGCCGTGCTGGACATTCAGCTCCGAAGAGCTGTCAGCTGTCAACCCGAGTAACAGCAACATCCAAGACGTGAGCTGTAGCGAGGATGAGGACGATGAGAAAACTAGTCTGCTTAAAGGACGGAACaagtgagcctcgttctgggaaaatagggcttaatgcatatgcgtaaagtgtcattcctgattagtctatgcagaccacacaggctaatcgacACTTTCCATTACTATTAcactatgcggactgcacaggctaatctggaatgacactttgcgCATTAtgaattaagcccacttttccaaGAATGGGACTCAAGTGATTTGTGATGTCAAAACACATCGTTGTTTCAGACTGTATTTCAGGTTGCACATGTAGTGTAAAGCTTGAAAGTAATGCATGTGATATTGAACATTGACACATTTAGATGTTTCAAAAGTATGCATTCAATCTTAAATTCGGAAAATATTTGTATGCCAAAATCACTTTTGATCAAATAATTGTAATACTTATTAACTTGCCTGTGACTCAGAttgtaaatgttaaattattgttAGATTTAGAATAATTTTATCATGTTATTCATTATCGGAATAGTACGCCGTTGCATTGTATCAAGATAACATTAAAAATGGCCGACTAGCGGCTGtcatggattaaaaaaaaattcgaaCGTTGTCTTTAATATTAGTTAAATGCGAACGAAACCTCTCATGCgtaatataagaagtattattgcGTTGTTAAAATTTTGCGTCAATCAGATTCAAGATGGCTTCTTGGAACCATCTTTTTCGGATCGGCTGATTTCCGTAAAACTTTTAAATTTTCTTAATGAAAATAGTGAACACTCTGATCTTCTTGGTCCTCTTGTTTTTATCAACACCATGGCATCTCAATATTAATTTCAACGCCATATTATCTGTTTAAAAGCCATTTCGTGTTTGCTTTTAACAAACTCGGAACGTTTTACGTTATAAAATTTCTTAGTGTCGAAGACCAATGAAGCACTGATGCATGCAACCTGCATCGACTGACATCATCTGCCtgtttgttcatttatttattatcagCATTTTCAGTAGGTGCCCCATTATACCTAGTAATACTCAGTTGTGTACGAATCGTGTTACAATTTAATCCTGTACTTGCTTGTGCGACAAACGATTTGCACTgcctttcatatcttgaataaaccGATCTAAGAtctcatacatgtatttaaaagttTCATTTCATGTTATAAAGTCTTTCAAAGACCCGCATTATTGACCAATTAGTCTGAGACGGACCGAAGTGCAGTCAAAAACGTCATAAGCAGTTTAATTCAGTTTAATTGCTCAATTCTTCGAGACAACGTTCTTGATGAATATTGTGgcaaacatgttattttatcaatatttgtattatattaaacttcgaataaaatgtattgcatgcacgcaatacttacagtgaattgCAATTGTTGTTATTTActataaatattgattgatatacctgtatctgaccctctatatatgtatttaagggactgtccaacagattaaagtgTCGTTCGAcacgaatcgatattttgggaaactacgaggattgcttatatagctaaaaaatacctccgcatttgacgtgagcgtggatggtcgagtggtagaGTCggtagacattttactccaagctgccatgactctaggggtcagtggttcgagccctgtggaggttatcgttttttcttattttttaaaattgtattcttattttttactggagatttttagttcaaatgtttaaatttatcaatataaagcagttaatggcaagctttaatacatgccaaaatatgttggaCGGCCCTTTAAATTGCTATATGGCCCCCGTTTTGTTCTTAATGTAACCATTACTATTGCAATAAATTATAACTTCCTTACAAAATAATACTATAACTAGGAaggtaaatacaaatacaacttGATCATTCGCTTTTTCAGATAATTTAGAAGATTCTTTGACGAACTATGATATATTTCATAATGACCACGTGTGTTGAACAAAACGATGGAATTAACCAACACAAACATAAGACATTATCATAGAACTTGATACATGTATACGCATGTGTTTATATGTGTGCCTTATGTCTGTCTGTTAATTCATTACTCTTTTCAAATATCCGCCCGCAAACAATGACATAATTCGAAACGATTTAAGAATATAGTCTTGAAACTAAGTAAACATATAAGTGCCAAGATAAATGAGTGACCATTTATGTAGACGTGAGATAATGTTTGTAAAATGAAATAAGATAATGTACTGCCTTTCGCGAAAGGTACTTAGACTGCATTTCGCAAAAGCGAGTTGCAACAGATGCAGTATACAATTGTGGACATCTATCAAATATACGTGCAGCATGTTGGAATGGAAGTATAACATCGCAAGACTGTTATATAATACAATTACAAAAGACTTCCATGTTCTTTGTTTGCATGCATGTGCGTCTGTTATAACTGCCCATGGAGCCGCAGTCTTTTAAGCAGTTACACTGTCGATATGAAGTCACGCAATGTTTGGTGGTCTCTTTAGCGGACaatgtgagtcgcgttctgagaaaactgggcataattcttgtgcgtaaagtttcgtcccagattagcatgtgcagtccacacaggctaatcaaggacgacactttccgcttttatgagtgacatttttcgtttaaagaagtctttcttagcaaaaaatccaatttaggcggacagtgtcgtccctgataagcctgtgcggactgcacaggctaatctgggacgacacttgatgcgcatgcattatgcccagttttctcagaacacgactcatatatgaCTCATCATCAGAGTATACTGATGCAGACGCATATTTGGAACTACACTGACAGGATATggcataaggcccatttttgcACGAAGCGGGTCCATTTGTCCTTCATTTTCGATAGCTATTAACAAGAGATTTCAGGTCTCAAATAAAGTTGGTCATATCGGGGACGAATATTCAATAGAGCGCTACAATTCGCCATACTCGTAGAATGCGATCGGTAGTCTGGGACATTCGTCACGTAGATGGAGGTCAGTAATCGGGAACATTCGTCACGTAGATGGAGGTCGGTTGTCTAGAACATTCGCCAAGTAGATGGCGGTCGGTAGTCGGGAACATTCGTCACGTAGATGAAGGTCAATAGTCTGCAACATTCGTCAAGTAGATGGCGGTCGGGAGACGGGAACATACGTAACGTACATGGCGGTCGGTAGTCTGGAACATTCGTCACGTAGATGGGGGTCGGTAGTCTAGAACATTCGTCAAGTAGATGGCGGACGGTAGTCGGGAACATTCGTCACGTAGATGGCGATCGGAAGTCTGGAACATTCGTCAAGTAGATGGCGGTCGGAAGTCTGGAACATTCGTCACGTAGATGGAGGTCGGCGTTCGGGAACATTCGTCACGTAGATGGAGGTAGGTAGTCTGGGACAATCGTCACGTAGATGGAGGTCGGTAGTCGGGAACATTCGTCACGTAGATGGCGATCGGTAGTCTGGAACATTCGTCACGTAGATGGAGGTCGTTAGTCTGGAACATTCGTCAAGAAGATGGAGGTCGGTAGTCTGGAGCATTCGTCACGTAGATAGAGGTCGGTAGTCTGGAGCATTCGTCACGAGGATGGAGGTCGGTAGTCTGGAACATTCGTCCCGCAGATGGAGGTCGGTAGTCTGGAGCATTCGTCACGTAGATTGAGGTCGGTTGTCTGGAACATTCGTCACGTAGATTGAGGTCGGTAGTCTGGAACATTCGTCACGTAGATGGAGGTCGGTAGTCGGGAACATACGTAGCGTAGACAGCGTTCGGTAGTCTGGAACATTTGTCACTAGGATGCGGGTCGGTAGTCTGGAGCATTCGTCAAGTAGATGGCGATCGGTGGTCTGGAACATTTGTTACGTAGATGGAGGTCGGTAGTCTGGAACATTTGTCACGCGGATGGAGGTCGGTAGTCTGGAACATTTGTCGTGTATATAGATGGCGGTAGTCGGAAACACATTGGAATGCCGAGAAAAAAGATGGGACCGAGACGATTTTACCATAGGACAGAAACGAATTACTCATTGAACAGTGAATGGTTATCCATGGGCTAAATCAGGATTATATTTGGGATCAAGACGGATTTACCCATGGAATATTCGGGACAATGATCTCACCATTATATAAAACGCAATTTAGGGAATGGTTTGTCATAGGAGACTCTTGGAGTCTCATGCTTTTGCCCAGACGGTCTGGGAGACTTTTTgtcaccgtcgcagactgtctgggagtctcctgcaatCCCAGCTTCCGGCGTATGTGAGCTTCGTTAATAGTAGCCATAATGgacaggagactcccagacagtctgcgacgattCCAGACAGTATCCcagaccgtctgggcacctgcaggagactcccagacagtctgcgacggtgccagaaGTCCCCCAGACTGGCGGGGCACCTGCACTAGACTCCCAGACAGTCGgtgacggtgccaagaccgtctgatCTCCTGCAGGAGATTCCCAGACAGTTTGTGACGGTACCTGGCAGTCACCCAGATCGGGTtgggggcacctgcaggagactcccagacagtctgcgccggaaccagacagtctcccagaccgacagggcacctgcaggagactcccagacagtctgggacggtgccaagaccgtctaaGCACTTGTAGGAGTATTttagacagtctgcgacggtgccagaaGCTCCAATACCGgcggggcacctgcaggagaccccAGATTGATTGTCTGCggcggtgccagacagtctcccagaccgttTTGGCACCTGCAAGaaactcccagacagtctgaaACGTTGCCAGACAGTCTCCAAGACCGgcggggcacctgcaggagactcccagacagtatgcgacggtgccagacagtctcccagaccggcgAGGCAcatgcaggagactcccagacagtctgcgatggTGCCTCATTGTCTTCCAGACCGGCGGGGCAACTGCAGGATACTCCCAGACAGTATGCGATGGTGCCTAACTGTCTCCAAAACCGtcggggcacctgcaggagaatcCCAGACAATATGCGACAGTGCCAATACCGTCTGGGCACCAGCCggagactctcagacagtctgcGGCGGTACCAGACACTCCCAGACCGGCGGGGCatctgcaggagactcccagtcAGTCTGCGATGGTGTCTAAATGTCTCCCAGACCAGCGGGTCACCTGCAGGAGAATCTCATACAAtatgcgacggtgccaagaccgtctgcgCATCAGCCGGAAACTCTCAGACAGTCTGCGGCGGTACCAGACACTCTCCCAGACCGGCGGggtacctgcaggagactcccagataGTATGCGACGGTGCCGTCGTTTAagatatacatataatatattttataatgtcaaaaAGTCAATGCTTTTTATACTGTGATCATTAAATGCCCACCAAAAGAGTTTTATGCAGAACGTTTCAATTTTACCGAAACTAAAAAAATATCAGCGCTCTGTGGTTGAAAATATTAATTGGTTCCCAAAATTTATTGCATGGTTGCGTCTAGAGATCTTTACATACCAATCTTCGGAAGACAGAACCCCAGAACCATTGGCTGTTAGAGATGTTTTTGTTGCACAGAAATTATATACGACATACAATAATCAAATTGACTCTTGGAGATTTGTATGTTGCGAAGAATTATTTGGTGAAATACAGTTTCATATT
Encoded proteins:
- the LOC127871194 gene encoding solute carrier family 35 member F6-like, translating into MFIGESLCLVGLCLHRRRELRDYRRLVAENESLMVKTTPEIKEPYHARLFQWVVVLPTLCDLVGTSLAGIGLVYVDASVWQMLRGSIIIFTGILSKIFLKRPLKISHWIGMVTVMIGLILVGCSSIFTSLSNKTSGGKTLLGILLILGSQIVSAAQMVIEETFLKSRNLHPLHVVGLEGSYGFLLMSFVVLPAMYFIPGADVGNKYENSVDALYQMANSPRLLVLCLLYLSSIAFYNYFGLAVTRSLTAVHRTLIDACRTIMVWVVDMLIYYAFDKNFGEPFEKSYGILQIDGFIFLLIGTAIYNQLLDIRNFVPCWTFSSEELSAVNPSNSNIQDVSCSEDEDDEKTSLLKGRNK